The genomic interval TGTCGCCAGCAACGCCTCGCATAAATCCCGGGCGTTCTTCAACGTCAGGTGGTTCATTTCAATCTCCCGCCGGCTGCAGGGCCCAGTCTACCTGGTCCCAAGACAACCCGGACGCCAGCAACTTTCGCTTCAATTGCTTCCGCCCGTCATGACCAAGTTTGTAGAGCGCGTTTCGTGTCATTCCCATCCGGATGGCGAGCTCTTCCTGCGGAACGCCTCTCAGTTCCGCTATCAGAACCTGCCGCTGCTTCGGTGCAAGCTTTCGCAGAGCGGCATCCAGTGTTTTAAGGATTTCTTTCCTCGCGAGCGACCGCTCCGGACCGTCGACCGAGGTATCCGTGATCACCTTCGCGAACCCGTCCGCGCCCATCAGCGGATCCAGCGAGACGTCGCGCCAGCGGCTTCGGCGCAGTTCATTGAACGCCACCCGGATCGCAATCGCAAGCGCCCAGGTCGTAAACCGGCTCTCCCCGCGGAACTGGCTCAGGTTCCGCGTCATCTGAAGCATCGAGTCCTGCGCAAAATCCTCGACCAGATGGAGGGCAGTCGGACGTCCCTGTAGGGCTTTTTGCAGCCCCCGTACGAGGAACAGGCGCAACTCCGAATATGCTGCATCGGCGTCCGGACTGCTCTGTCGGAGCAGCTTCAGCCACTCCTCATTCAATCGCTTCGGGCCCATACCACGTTCTCGGATCCGCCGCCAACTGAGCGGAGCGCCTCACCCGCGGTCCACACGGCGGCGCCGAGCAGGAAGACATCCTTCATCAGGAACCATCCGGCGTCGTTGGTGACCGGCAGCGGATACCCTTCCGCGAAGTGCCAGAGATCCGGCGTGCTCAACAGAAAGCTAAGAGTCGAGAGGAACATGCCGATGCTCAGCAGGCTTCCCAGCGCCGAGGCCATAGGCGACACTGGGCGCGCGGCAATAAGCGCGGCGATCACGATCTCCGCAACGCCGATCACGTTTGAAATTCCTCGCATCCCGAGCGCCGCATGCAGCCATGAGAATAGCGGGCTGTTCGCAACTAGGGGCTCGATGGCTTTCGCTTCTTCCACGGTGAACTTGAATGTGCCCAAATAAAGCAGAATCGCGACCAGCCCGTAGCGGAGAACGGCGCCGCCGCTCGCCTCGAGGCGCGCCGCCCACGTGGAAAGATTCATTGATGTCATGTCACCCTCCGGATTATCTCTCTGAGGCCGCGCTCAGGGCTGCCTTCATCCAATTAGAGGGAACGACACGAACAATTCTTACGGTGTGTCGGAATCAATGAAGGGGACCCTAAGCTGTGCCGCCTGGACGATGCGCTCGTCGAATCGTCCTGAACAGGCTGGCTGCTGGACTGCCTCCGAGGCTTGCGAAATCACAACTTGTGCCGTACGGCAAAGTGCCGTACGGCAAAGTGCCGTACGCTCTAGGAACGTCTGGAGGTAAGCCATGGCTCTAGCACTCCCTCAGGGCGGCTACCGTCCTTCTTGATGCCGTTCCTGACGACATGGCCAAGCGGCTCGGGCGTCAACGCAGCGTTCCAACCACCCTCATGGGACGCCTTGCTGTTTCGAGTAGGCACCAACGCAAGGGGCTCGGAGGCCGGCTCCTCTGGGATGCTTTGAGCCGCAGCGAGCAGGCAAGTAGAGACATCGGCTCCGTAGCCGTCATTGTGGACGCCAAGGATGAGAAGGCGGCGCGGTTTTACGACCGTTACGGGTTTCGCCGCTTTGCGGAACCCCCGCTGCGCCGGTACATCATGATGGCGACGATCGCCGCTGCCGCCAATCAACGATAGCGGCCTGTCTTGAAACCGAGACGGATTGGCGGGGCTTCATGGCGCGTCATCCCACTGCTGTGGATGCGCACGTAGATCTCTCGCAGCGGTGAGCTCCTCGACGTCGCCGTGGAATGCGGCGACGTCGAGGAATCCCTGATGGGCTTTCCGGATGGGTTACGAGTGGCTCCCGCCCGAGCAGCCGCATCCGGCCGACATCTTGGGTTCCTGCTAGCCGTGGAGATCCTCCTTGGACCGGGTTGGAGTGGAATGATTGTCTGCGGCGTTCTTCACGCCGCATTTCTTCATGGCTACTGCTGCGAGGCCGCCCGTAGAAGCGACGCCACCCGCAATCAGCACTGCGGTTGTTATTGAGCCTCATGGCA from Luteitalea sp. carries:
- a CDS encoding sigma-70 family RNA polymerase sigma factor, encoding MGPKRLNEEWLKLLRQSSPDADAAYSELRLFLVRGLQKALQGRPTALHLVEDFAQDSMLQMTRNLSQFRGESRFTTWALAIAIRVAFNELRRSRWRDVSLDPLMGADGFAKVITDTSVDGPERSLARKEILKTLDAALRKLAPKQRQVLIAELRGVPQEELAIRMGMTRNALYKLGHDGRKQLKRKLLASGLSWDQVDWALQPAGD
- a CDS encoding DUF417 family protein — its product is MNLSTWAARLEASGGAVLRYGLVAILLYLGTFKFTVEEAKAIEPLVANSPLFSWLHAALGMRGISNVIGVAEIVIAALIAARPVSPMASALGSLLSIGMFLSTLSFLLSTPDLWHFAEGYPLPVTNDAGWFLMKDVFLLGAAVWTAGEALRSVGGGSENVVWARSD
- a CDS encoding GNAT family N-acetyltransferase translates to MAKRLGRQRSVPTTLMGRLAVSSRHQRKGLGGRLLWDALSRSEQASRDIGSVAVIVDAKDEKAARFYDRYGFRRFAEPPLRRYIMMATIAAAANQR